One segment of Mugil cephalus isolate CIBA_MC_2020 chromosome 14, CIBA_Mcephalus_1.1, whole genome shotgun sequence DNA contains the following:
- the LOC125020199 gene encoding protein C1orf43 homolog yields the protein MADSSPLSGVNVVLVMAYGSLVFVLLFIFVKRQIMRFAMRSRRGPHAPIGHNAPKGLREEIDSRLSKVQEIRFEPRLLSEEDDRLRRGSQISCYNYLYRMKALDAIRDSGIPLQEISRCPSAFTGRSFRSWLMELRNSHSLIKSSRSALIDRLLEGYDSARHGTGVFGEAEFLEYQQALNELADVVKAYSSTTSLDQHHQSAAKDLTGSPVRSTPSTIQVTYLPSTGQRSKRPKHFLELKSFKDNYNTLESTL from the exons ATGGCAGACTCGTCGCCATTATCTGGGGTTAATGTTGTTCTGGTTATGGCATATGGGAGCTTG gtgtttgtgctgctgtttatCTTCGTCAAAAGGCAAATCATGCGTTTTGCAATGAGATCTCGTCGTGGACCACACGCACCTATTGGCCACAACGCACCTAAG GGTTTGAGGGAAGAGATTGACTCCAGGCTGTCCAAGGTCCAAGAGATCCGTTTCGAACCTCGTCTCCTGTCAGAGGAGGACGATCGGCTGAGGCGCGGATCACAGATCA GTTGCTACAACTACCTGTACAGAATGAAAGCCCTGGACGCCATCCGAGACTCTG GGATTCCTCTGCAGGAGATCAGTCGCTGTCCCAGCGCGTTTACCGGACGCAGCTTCAGGAGCTGGCTGATGGAGCTTCGCAACTCCCACTCTCTGATCAAGAGCAGCCGCAGTGCGCTCATCGACCGCTTGCTCGAAGGCTACGACAGCGCTCGCCACGGGACCGGG GTGTTTGGGGAAGCTGAGTTTCTTGAGTACCAACAAGCTCTCAATGAACTGGCTGATGT GGTGAAAGCCTATTCCAGCACCACCAGCCTGGATCAGCATCACCAGTCTGCGGCCAAGGACCTGACAGGCTCTCCTGTGCGCAGCACTCCCTCCACCATCCAGGTCACCTACCTGCCCTCCACCGGCCAGCGCAGCAAGAGGCCCAAGCACTTCCTGGAGCTCAAAAGTTTCAAAGACAACTACAACACTCTGGAGAGCACACTGTGA